A region of Culicoides brevitarsis isolate CSIRO-B50_1 chromosome 1, AGI_CSIRO_Cbre_v1, whole genome shotgun sequence DNA encodes the following proteins:
- the LOC134837378 gene encoding phospholipase B1, membrane-associated-like encodes MHKSLIFIGIFLVSPIFCDVDLSSDKFTNLKSYAKIPAVFWRALVHVQQLWLNMNSRRRISSESGANLLEPFPDNFSFPCDTKEGRSQKRPTSVHKLRPGDIDIIGAIGDSLTTASGALSSRLGHMFTENRGLAWNIALGVGFNTAEIGAITFDLPGMAQVLVERMKKDPRVNFEKDWKMVTIAIGANDICSYVCSLDDPNTLPEKHGKNLLETLRYFKQNLPRAFINVVSKPKVSVLLDYREKSPKCEILQLGMCSCFSGLFFNATAETRKWFNEIEDRYIKVEQEVAKSNEFRGLQDFAVVYQPFGLNTSLNIDGNGDDRALLGYDCFHISQKGHSYSGISLWNNLLQAEQDKQTSWNSPHKQFICPSVKHPYLYTYEVTHHR; translated from the exons ATGCACAAAAGTCTCATTTTCATCGGAATTTTTCTCGTCTCACCGATTTTTTGTGATGTCGATTTATCGTCCGATAAATTTACGAATCTCAAGTCTTACGCGAAGATTCCTGCGGTATTTTGGCGCGCTTTGGTTCATGTCCAGCAATTGTGGTTGAACATGAATTCCCGACGTCGCATCAGTAGTGAATCAGGTGCAAATCTCTTGGAGCCCTTTCccgataatttttcgtttccaTGTGATACGAAAGAGGGCAGAAGCCAAAAACGTCCCACTTCGGTGCACAAATTGCGTCCCGGTGACATCGACATCATTGGCGCGATTGGAGATTCGTTGACGACAGCTTCGGGGGCACTCAGTTCTCGATTGGGACACATGTTCACGGAAAATCGAGGACTTGCATGGAACATCG CCCTGGGAGTGGGTTTCAATACGGCAGAAATTGGCGCTATAACGTTCGATTTGCCGGGAATGGCTCAAGTACTGGTTGAGCGAATGAAGAAGGATCCACGTGTGAATTTCGAAAAGGATTGGAAAATGGTCACGATCGCCATTGGAGCGAACGATATATGCTCGTACGTGTGTTCTTTGGATGATCCGAATACTTTACCAGAGAAGCATGGTAAAAATTTGCTAGAGACTTTGAgatattttaagcaaaatttaccAAGAGCTTTCATAAATGTCGTTTCAAAGCCAAAAGTGAGCGTTTTATTGGATTATCGAGAAAAGTCACCAAAGTGTGAAATATTACAATTGGGAATGTGTTCATGTTTTTCGGGATTATTCTTCAATGCGACAGCTGAAACCCGAAAATGGTTCAATGAAATTGAAGATAGGTACATAAAAGTTGAACAAGAAGTTGCCAAGTCGAATGAATTTCGTGGACTACAAGATTTTGCAGTGGTTTATCAACCATTTGGTCTTAATACCtcg ctcaaCATCGATGGAAATGGCGATGATCGAGCCCTTTTAGGCTACGATTGCTTTCACATCAGTCAAAAAGGTCACAGTTACAGCGGAATATCACTCTGGAACAACCTTCTTCAAGCTGAACAAGACAAACAAACATCTTGGAATTCGCCACACAAACAATTCATCTGTCCTTCCGTCAAACATCCTTACCTCTACACGTACGAGGTCACACATCACCGATGA